In Niallia sp. FSL W8-0635, one genomic interval encodes:
- a CDS encoding VanW family protein, which translates to MDITALRPKKRSALRLYFGKKYYTTKRYMQWMIERKQYAKKKQKALLPYSYFTHKTMLLRELKDVDMKLQYNKITNLKLAVSKINQIVLEPGETFSYWRTIGKPTYKKGYVDGMVLFAGGYRTGVGGGLCQLSNLIYWMTLHTSLTVVERHRHSYDVFPDSNRTQPFGSGATCSYNYLDLQIKNETDTPFQLCLEVTDTHLKGEWLGTSPSLFRYEVFEKAHQITPAYFGGYIRHNQIYRKKFNRRGVLLEEEYITENHALMMYEPLLSSTENTP; encoded by the coding sequence ATGGATATAACAGCATTAAGACCTAAAAAAAGGTCAGCCCTACGTCTTTATTTCGGAAAAAAATATTATACGACCAAGAGATATATGCAATGGATGATAGAAAGAAAGCAATATGCAAAGAAAAAGCAAAAGGCATTACTACCGTATTCCTATTTTACCCATAAAACGATGCTGCTAAGAGAATTAAAAGATGTTGATATGAAGCTTCAGTATAATAAAATTACCAATTTGAAATTGGCAGTTTCCAAAATAAATCAGATAGTGTTGGAACCAGGAGAAACCTTTTCGTATTGGAGAACAATTGGAAAGCCCACATATAAAAAAGGTTACGTTGATGGGATGGTTCTTTTTGCAGGCGGTTATCGGACGGGAGTTGGTGGGGGACTGTGCCAACTGTCTAATCTTATCTACTGGATGACATTACATACTTCATTAACTGTAGTGGAAAGGCATCGCCATAGCTATGATGTTTTTCCTGATTCGAATCGAACTCAGCCATTCGGTAGTGGAGCGACTTGTTCCTACAATTATTTAGATTTACAAATCAAGAATGAAACGGATACACCTTTTCAATTGTGCTTAGAAGTTACGGATACCCATTTAAAAGGGGAATGGCTAGGAACATCACCTAGTTTATTTCGTTATGAGGTGTTTGAAAAGGCGCATCAAATCACACCAGCATATTTTGGAGGTTATATCCGTCATAATCAAATCTATCGGAAAAAGTTTAATAGAAGAGGCGTATTGTTGGAGGAAGAGTATATCACAGAAAATCATGCATTAATGATGTATGAGCCACTTCTTTCTTCGACGGAGAATACACCATAA
- the gatA gene encoding Asp-tRNA(Asn)/Glu-tRNA(Gln) amidotransferase subunit GatA, translated as MSLFDQKMTDLQELLHKKEISVTDLVKESYNRIKDVDEKVQAFLTLDEENALSQASALDSKLVNGEHSGSLFGMPIGIKDNIVTKDLRTTCSSKILENFQPIYNATVMDKLQAAGAITIGKLNMDEFAMGSSTENSYYQKTKNPWNLETVPGGSSGGSAASVAAGEVLFSLGSDTGGSIRQPAAFCGVVGLKPTYGRISRFGLVAFASSLDQIGPITRTVEDNAFLLNAISGLDPMDSTSANVEVPDFTKGLTGDIKGMKIAVPKEYLAEGVNEAVRQSVLDALKVLEKLGATWEEVSLPHSKYALATYYLLSSSEASANLSRFDGVRYGYRAEDVETLIDLYKRSRAEGFGDEVKRRIMLGTFALSSGYYDAYYKKAQKVRTLIKKDFEDVFEKYDVIIGPTTPTPAFKLGENVDDPLTMYANDILTIPVNLAGVPGISVPCGFSNGLPLGLQIIGKHFDEASVYKVAYSFEQATDYHKQKPTL; from the coding sequence ATGAGTCTTTTTGATCAAAAGATGACGGATTTACAAGAATTATTACATAAAAAAGAGATATCTGTTACTGATTTAGTAAAAGAATCGTATAATCGCATAAAAGACGTAGATGAGAAAGTACAAGCATTTTTAACATTAGACGAAGAAAATGCTTTATCACAAGCTAGCGCACTAGATAGCAAGCTTGTAAATGGGGAACATTCCGGAAGCCTATTTGGGATGCCAATTGGTATAAAGGATAATATCGTTACGAAGGATTTAAGAACAACTTGTTCTAGCAAAATCTTAGAGAATTTCCAACCGATTTATAATGCTACTGTTATGGACAAGCTACAAGCAGCTGGGGCTATTACGATTGGAAAGCTAAACATGGATGAGTTTGCTATGGGATCTTCAACAGAAAATTCTTATTACCAAAAAACGAAAAACCCATGGAATCTTGAAACAGTTCCGGGCGGTTCATCAGGTGGTTCTGCCGCATCGGTTGCAGCAGGTGAAGTACTCTTTTCACTTGGATCAGATACTGGTGGTTCTATTCGTCAACCAGCAGCATTCTGTGGGGTTGTCGGCTTAAAACCTACATATGGAAGAATTTCACGATTTGGTCTAGTTGCGTTTGCATCTTCACTGGATCAAATTGGACCAATTACACGTACGGTAGAAGACAATGCTTTCTTGCTTAATGCTATTTCTGGATTAGATCCAATGGATTCTACTTCGGCAAATGTAGAAGTCCCTGATTTTACGAAAGGACTAACTGGCGACATTAAGGGCATGAAAATAGCTGTGCCGAAAGAGTATTTAGCAGAAGGTGTAAATGAAGCAGTACGTCAATCTGTATTAGATGCCTTAAAGGTATTAGAGAAATTGGGCGCAACATGGGAAGAAGTATCCCTGCCACATAGTAAATATGCCCTTGCAACGTATTATTTATTATCTTCTTCAGAAGCATCGGCAAACCTTTCACGTTTTGATGGTGTACGCTATGGCTATCGTGCGGAAGATGTAGAAACATTGATCGATTTATATAAACGTTCTCGTGCAGAAGGATTTGGTGATGAAGTGAAGCGCAGAATTATGCTTGGAACCTTTGCTCTAAGCTCTGGCTACTATGATGCCTATTACAAAAAAGCACAAAAAGTACGTACATTAATCAAAAAGGATTTTGAAGACGTATTTGAAAAGTATGATGTCATTATTGGACCAACTACTCCGACTCCTGCCTTTAAATTAGGGGAAAATGTAGACGATCCATTAACGATGTATGCAAATGATATATTAACGATTCCAGTGAACCTTGCTGGTGTACCAGGTATTTCCGTTCCTTGTGGTTTCTCTAATGGTTTACCGCTTGGTTTACAAATTATCGGAAAACACTTTGATGAAGCATCTGTATATAAAGTGGCTTATTCGTTTGAACAGGCAACGGATTATCATAAACAAAAACCAACGCTGTAA
- a CDS encoding RNA polymerase sigma factor, translating to MEWLGKGGEAISDQVLIDKVKAGNDHAFRLLVEKYRDYLFRTIYSVLKDQKEAEDATQEVFIKIYTSLPKYENQGFKTWITRIAVNHAIDMRRKKQRRKEEMAEELESHIGGSLADDVELEVMRRERQKLVQQRLEEVPANYRDVIYGFYIQEKSYQEMASEQNVQVKTIETKLYRARIWIKTHWKEEDFL from the coding sequence ATAGAATGGCTAGGAAAGGGGGGAGAGGCCATTAGTGATCAAGTATTAATTGATAAAGTAAAAGCAGGTAATGATCACGCATTTCGTCTGTTAGTAGAAAAATATCGAGACTATTTGTTTCGTACCATATATAGTGTCTTGAAGGATCAAAAAGAAGCAGAAGATGCGACGCAGGAAGTGTTTATTAAAATCTATACCTCTCTCCCCAAATATGAGAATCAAGGTTTTAAAACATGGATTACAAGAATTGCTGTTAATCATGCCATTGATATGAGAAGAAAAAAACAAAGAAGAAAAGAAGAAATGGCAGAAGAATTGGAATCTCATATAGGAGGCTCTCTTGCCGATGATGTAGAATTAGAAGTGATGAGGCGGGAACGACAAAAGCTTGTCCAACAAAGGCTAGAAGAAGTACCTGCTAATTACAGAGATGTCATTTATGGTTTTTACATCCAAGAAAAAAGCTATCAAGAAATGGCATCTGAACAAAATGTTCAAGTGAAAACGATTGAAACGAAGTTGTATCGAGCGAGAATCTGGATCAAAACGCATTGGAAGGAGGAAGACTTTTTATGA
- the plsY gene encoding glycerol-3-phosphate 1-O-acyltransferase PlsY: MHLIIIILASYLIGSFPTALIIGKFFYGIDIRKHGSFNPGATNSIRVLGKKAGIAVLLLDVGKGALAACLPYLLMVDVNPLYTGLVAVIGHCFPIFAGFRGGKAIATTAGTLLVANPALFFITYLAFFAVIFITKYVFLGSISVGITIFLYALFSPAIEHEWLFLLFLVLLIFLHRSNIINFIHSKEPKINDKNIKKDRINPKKIS; encoded by the coding sequence ATGCACTTGATTATTATTATTCTAGCTTCTTACTTAATCGGTTCTTTTCCAACTGCCTTAATAATAGGTAAGTTTTTTTATGGCATCGACATTCGAAAACACGGCAGCTTTAACCCTGGAGCAACTAATTCTATTCGCGTATTAGGCAAAAAAGCCGGGATTGCCGTTTTACTACTTGATGTTGGAAAAGGAGCGCTAGCCGCATGTTTACCATACTTACTTATGGTAGATGTAAATCCGTTATACACTGGATTAGTAGCAGTCATCGGTCATTGCTTTCCTATTTTTGCAGGCTTCCGTGGTGGAAAAGCAATTGCCACAACAGCCGGAACTCTTCTTGTTGCCAATCCAGCTCTGTTTTTCATTACCTATTTGGCTTTCTTTGCTGTCATTTTTATAACAAAATATGTGTTTCTAGGTAGTATTTCTGTTGGGATAACCATTTTCTTATATGCACTATTTTCTCCTGCAATCGAGCATGAGTGGCTATTTTTATTATTTTTAGTTCTACTAATCTTTTTACATCGCTCTAATATCATTAATTTTATCCATAGCAAAGAACCAAAAATAAACGATAAAAACATAAAAAAGGATCGAATCAACCCGAAAAAAATAAGCTGA
- a CDS encoding sialate O-acetylesterase, with protein sequence MIKSFLMIGQSNMAGRGFIHEVPPIYNERIQMLRNGRWQMMTEPVNYDRPVSGISLVGSFAEAWSRENQDDKIGLIPCAEGGSTLDEWAVDQPLFRHAITEAKFAMENSELTGILWHQGESDSMNGNYKVYYNKLFSIVEALRVELNAPDIPFIIGGLGDFLGKEGFGKYSTEYNFINQELQKFAFEQDNCYFVTAEGLTSNPDGIHIDAISQRKFGLRYFEAFSKKQHVLEPLNNENELINLIHTRENTKSEKIYRKTLELAVGKISYDEFESQLIQINKK encoded by the coding sequence ATGATTAAATCGTTTTTAATGATAGGACAGTCGAATATGGCGGGACGAGGATTTATCCATGAAGTTCCTCCGATTTATAATGAGAGAATACAAATGTTGCGTAATGGAAGATGGCAAATGATGACGGAGCCTGTCAATTATGACCGTCCTGTTTCAGGAATTAGTCTAGTTGGTTCCTTTGCAGAAGCATGGAGTCGCGAAAATCAAGATGATAAGATTGGCCTTATTCCCTGTGCAGAAGGTGGAAGCACGCTAGATGAATGGGCTGTTGATCAACCGCTTTTTCGACATGCAATTACCGAAGCTAAATTTGCTATGGAGAATAGTGAGTTAACAGGAATTCTATGGCATCAAGGAGAAAGCGATAGTATGAATGGGAATTACAAAGTCTATTATAATAAATTATTTTCCATTGTTGAGGCTCTTAGAGTGGAGTTAAATGCTCCAGATATTCCTTTTATTATTGGTGGTTTGGGAGATTTTCTAGGAAAAGAGGGATTTGGGAAATATTCTACTGAATATAATTTTATTAATCAAGAGCTGCAAAAATTTGCTTTTGAACAAGACAATTGTTATTTTGTCACTGCAGAAGGCTTAACTTCTAATCCAGATGGTATTCATATTGATGCAATTTCTCAAAGAAAATTTGGTTTGCGGTATTTTGAAGCCTTTTCTAAAAAACAACATGTATTGGAACCATTAAATAATGAAAATGAGTTGATAAATCTTATTCATACTAGAGAAAATACCAAATCAGAAAAGATATATCGCAAGACGCTAGAATTAGCGGTAGGGAAAATTTCATATGACGAATTTGAATCTCAGCTCATACAAATAAACAAGAAGTAA
- the gatB gene encoding Asp-tRNA(Asn)/Glu-tRNA(Gln) amidotransferase subunit GatB yields the protein MEFETVIGLEVHVELKTQSKIFSASPNHFGAAPNTNTTVVDLGYPGVLPVLNKKAVEYGMKASMALNCEIATETKFDRKNYFYPDNPKAYQISQFDKPIGEHGWIEIEVDGYKKKIGITRVHLEEDAGKLNHEKGYSLVDFNRQGTPLIEIVSEPDIRTPNEAYAYLEKLKSIVQYTGVSDCKMEEGSLRCDANISIRPVGQEEFGTKTELKNLNSFNFVRKGLEYEEQRQREVVSSGGVINQETRRFDEATSTTLLMRVKEGSDDYRYFPEPDLTDLYIDEDWKARIRAEIPELPDARQKRYMEVWGLPEYDAKVLTVTKEMADFFEGTVANGAEPKLASNWVMGDVSAYLNAEQKELAEVKLTPENLAGMIKLIGNGTISSKIAKQVFKELIENGGDAEAIVKEKGLVQISDEGALLKIIGEVLDNNPQSIEDFKNGKQKAIGFLVGQLMKATKGQANPQMVNKLLVEEMNKR from the coding sequence ATGGAATTTGAAACAGTCATTGGGCTAGAGGTCCATGTAGAGCTAAAAACACAATCAAAAATATTCTCAGCAAGTCCCAATCACTTTGGTGCTGCGCCGAATACAAATACAACAGTAGTCGATTTAGGCTATCCTGGCGTACTCCCTGTTTTAAATAAAAAGGCAGTAGAATATGGCATGAAGGCATCAATGGCATTAAATTGCGAAATAGCTACTGAAACAAAATTTGACCGTAAAAACTATTTTTATCCAGATAATCCGAAAGCTTATCAAATCTCACAATTCGATAAACCGATTGGAGAACATGGCTGGATTGAAATTGAAGTAGATGGCTATAAGAAAAAAATTGGAATTACCCGTGTGCATTTAGAAGAGGATGCGGGAAAACTAAATCATGAGAAAGGATATTCATTAGTGGACTTCAACCGTCAGGGAACGCCATTAATCGAAATCGTTTCTGAGCCAGATATTCGTACACCAAATGAAGCATATGCTTACTTGGAAAAATTGAAATCCATCGTTCAATATACAGGTGTTTCTGATTGTAAAATGGAAGAAGGATCTTTACGTTGCGATGCCAACATTTCGATTCGTCCAGTAGGGCAAGAGGAATTCGGAACGAAAACAGAGTTGAAAAACTTAAACTCCTTTAACTTTGTCCGTAAAGGCTTAGAGTATGAAGAACAACGCCAAAGAGAGGTTGTTTCTTCAGGTGGTGTCATTAATCAAGAAACACGCCGCTTTGATGAAGCAACCAGTACAACATTGTTAATGCGTGTAAAAGAAGGCTCCGATGATTATCGTTATTTCCCAGAACCGGATTTAACAGATTTATATATCGATGAAGACTGGAAAGCACGAATTCGCGCAGAAATTCCAGAGCTACCAGATGCAAGACAGAAGCGTTATATGGAAGTATGGGGCTTACCAGAGTATGATGCGAAAGTATTAACCGTTACGAAAGAGATGGCTGATTTCTTCGAAGGTACTGTGGCAAACGGAGCAGAACCAAAGCTTGCATCTAACTGGGTAATGGGTGACGTTTCTGCCTATTTAAACGCAGAACAAAAAGAGCTAGCAGAAGTAAAGCTAACACCAGAGAACCTTGCCGGCATGATTAAGCTTATTGGAAACGGAACAATTTCTAGTAAAATTGCAAAGCAAGTTTTTAAAGAGTTAATCGAAAATGGCGGAGATGCTGAAGCAATTGTTAAAGAGAAGGGGTTAGTACAAATTTCCGATGAAGGGGCATTATTGAAAATTATCGGAGAAGTATTGGATAACAACCCGCAATCCATTGAGGACTTTAAAAACGGAAAACAAAAAGCAATTGGTTTCCTTGTTGGTCAATTGATGAAAGCAACAAAAGGACAAGCTAATCCACAAATGGTTAACAAGTTGTTAGTGGAAGAAATGAATAAAAGATAA
- a CDS encoding diacylglycerol kinase — MKRARIIYNPTSGREAFKRHLPEVLKRLEEAGYETSCHATIGPEDATYAARVAVERRFDLVIAAGGDGTINEVVNGMAEQEYRPKLGIIPVGTTNDFARALHIPRDVMGAVEVITKGDTIPIDIGRMNDKYFINISGGGHLTEISYEVPSKLKTMLGQLAYYLKGVEMLPFIKATHVKIEYDGKLFEGEAMLFLVGLTNSVGGFEKLAPGASINDGLFSLLILKKANLADFIRIATLAIRGEHINDPNVIYTNANHIKVSSDEKVQLNLDGEFGGLLPAEFINLYRHFELFVPIEEIRDEDRPDIKDYKEAVQTNNNEE, encoded by the coding sequence ATGAAAAGGGCTAGGATAATATATAACCCTACTTCAGGTCGGGAAGCTTTTAAAAGACATTTGCCAGAGGTGCTAAAAAGATTAGAAGAGGCAGGGTATGAAACTTCTTGTCATGCTACCATTGGTCCGGAGGATGCAACATATGCAGCCAGAGTTGCAGTAGAAAGACGATTTGATCTTGTTATTGCTGCTGGCGGAGATGGAACCATCAATGAAGTAGTAAATGGGATGGCTGAACAAGAATATCGCCCAAAATTGGGGATAATTCCTGTAGGAACAACAAATGATTTCGCAAGAGCATTGCATATTCCAAGAGATGTTATGGGAGCGGTAGAAGTAATCACTAAGGGCGATACAATCCCAATTGATATTGGAAGAATGAATGATAAATATTTCATTAATATCAGTGGTGGCGGACATTTAACAGAAATCTCTTATGAGGTCCCAAGTAAACTGAAGACCATGTTAGGTCAACTGGCTTACTATTTAAAAGGTGTGGAAATGCTGCCATTCATTAAAGCAACACATGTGAAAATCGAATATGATGGCAAGCTATTTGAAGGCGAAGCTATGTTGTTTCTAGTAGGACTAACTAATTCAGTTGGTGGCTTTGAAAAGTTAGCTCCAGGAGCCTCTATTAATGATGGTCTCTTCTCATTGCTTATCTTAAAAAAAGCAAACCTAGCAGATTTTATAAGAATTGCTACGTTGGCGATTCGTGGAGAACATATAAATGATCCGAATGTCATTTATACGAATGCGAATCACATTAAGGTTAGCTCAGATGAGAAGGTACAATTAAATCTAGATGGAGAATTTGGCGGCTTATTACCAGCTGAATTTATTAATTTATACCGCCACTTCGAGTTATTCGTTCCAATTGAAGAAATTCGAGATGAAGATCGACCAGATATCAAGGATTATAAAGAAGCGGTACAAACAAACAATAATGAGGAGTGA
- a CDS encoding TetR/AcrR family transcriptional regulator produces the protein MVKDKSNNPISIRSRKWIIDALLELMKEKAYDKITIKEITDKADLVRKTFYRNFDSKDDVLYEYINELMKQVEKEFENDQSLTPYTMAIKYFTFWSEHIHFLHLLQRNNLFIILLQHLDMYMPGLNGRYKANILDGFDALFLDYYTIFNSAGVWHMLERWVSGGAKETPEQLAQIYSDITLNNPHKKK, from the coding sequence GTGGTTAAAGACAAAAGCAACAATCCCATTTCCATACGTTCAAGAAAGTGGATTATTGATGCACTATTAGAACTAATGAAAGAGAAAGCTTATGACAAAATTACCATTAAAGAGATTACGGACAAAGCAGATTTAGTTCGTAAAACTTTTTATCGAAATTTCGATTCGAAAGATGATGTTCTATATGAATATATTAATGAATTAATGAAGCAGGTCGAAAAGGAATTTGAGAATGATCAATCATTGACCCCTTATACAATGGCAATAAAATACTTTACTTTTTGGAGTGAACATATCCATTTTTTACATTTACTCCAACGAAATAATCTTTTTATCATACTTCTACAACACCTTGATATGTATATGCCTGGCTTAAATGGAAGATATAAAGCGAATATATTAGATGGATTTGATGCTCTCTTTTTGGATTATTACACTATTTTTAATTCTGCCGGAGTGTGGCATATGCTTGAAAGATGGGTTAGCGGAGGAGCAAAAGAGACACCTGAACAGTTAGCTCAGATATACTCAGATATTACATTAAACAATCCTCACAAAAAAAAGTGA
- the rlmD gene encoding 23S rRNA (uracil(1939)-C(5))-methyltransferase RlmD, with product MSKTLPVQKNDIIDIVFEDLTHDGSGVAKIEGYPLFIPNGLPGEKATVKVIKTNKNYGFGRLMEIKERSPYRVEAPCLIYKECGGCQLQHLSYEGQLKTKHKHVKDVLERIGKINTIVHPTLGMEDPWRYRNKSQVPIGEQEGGLIGGFYQQRSHQIINMEQCLIQQEENDYVVNTVKDICSKYGVRAYDEARHKGDLRHIMVRRGMVTKEVMVVLITRTQDIPNRNAIVDEIVQKVPNIKSIIHNVNNKKTNVIMGDRTKVLWGEETITDYIGDVKFAISARSFYQVNPEQTKVLYEKALEYADLNGEEKVIDAYCGIGTISLFLAKKARQVFGVEIVPQAIEDARNNARLNDIHNVEFAVGEAEVVIPNWYKEGNEADVLVVDPPRKGCDEALLQTILDMKPKKVVYVSCNPATLARDLRILEDGGYKTEEVQPVDMFPQTMHVEAVARLSLV from the coding sequence ATGAGTAAAACATTACCCGTTCAAAAGAACGATATAATAGATATAGTTTTTGAAGATTTAACACATGATGGTTCAGGGGTTGCAAAGATAGAAGGTTATCCACTATTTATCCCCAATGGACTGCCAGGTGAAAAAGCAACCGTAAAAGTAATCAAGACAAATAAGAATTATGGTTTCGGCCGTTTAATGGAGATAAAAGAAAGAAGTCCTTATCGGGTAGAAGCACCATGCCTTATTTACAAGGAATGTGGTGGCTGTCAATTACAGCATTTAAGCTATGAAGGACAATTGAAAACGAAGCATAAGCATGTGAAGGATGTCCTTGAGCGGATTGGGAAAATCAATACGATTGTGCATCCAACACTGGGCATGGAAGATCCTTGGCGTTACCGCAATAAATCACAAGTTCCAATTGGAGAGCAAGAAGGCGGACTTATTGGTGGATTTTATCAACAACGTTCCCACCAAATCATAAATATGGAACAATGCTTGATACAACAAGAGGAAAATGATTATGTCGTAAATACGGTAAAAGATATTTGTTCGAAATATGGGGTACGTGCCTATGACGAAGCTCGCCATAAAGGAGATCTGCGTCATATTATGGTAAGAAGAGGGATGGTTACGAAGGAAGTGATGGTTGTATTAATCACTCGTACACAGGATATCCCCAATCGAAATGCAATTGTTGATGAAATTGTTCAAAAAGTGCCAAATATCAAATCAATTATCCACAATGTGAATAACAAAAAAACGAATGTGATAATGGGAGATAGAACGAAGGTGCTTTGGGGAGAAGAAACCATTACTGATTATATTGGCGATGTGAAATTCGCTATTTCTGCCCGTTCTTTTTACCAGGTGAATCCAGAGCAAACAAAGGTGCTTTATGAGAAAGCATTGGAGTATGCTGATTTGAATGGGGAAGAGAAAGTAATAGATGCTTACTGTGGAATTGGGACAATCTCATTATTTTTAGCAAAAAAAGCAAGACAAGTATTCGGTGTCGAAATTGTTCCACAAGCAATTGAAGATGCTAGAAACAATGCACGCTTAAATGATATCCACAATGTGGAATTCGCAGTAGGGGAAGCGGAAGTAGTTATCCCCAACTGGTATAAAGAAGGCAATGAAGCAGATGTTTTAGTAGTAGATCCACCAAGAAAAGGCTGTGATGAAGCATTATTACAGACCATTCTTGATATGAAGCCGAAAAAAGTTGTCTATGTGTCCTGTAACCCAGCAACTCTAGCTCGAGATCTTCGTATATTGGAAGACGGAGGCTATAAGACGGAAGAAGTGCAGCCTGTGGATATGTTTCCACAGACGATGCATGTGGAGGCAGTGGCTAGGTTATCGTTGGTATAA
- a CDS encoding MarR family winged helix-turn-helix transcriptional regulator: protein MNEIDSLKLENQLCFLLYASSRELTKKYKPLLEELDVTYPQYLVLLLLWEHRSLSVKEMGNYLYLDSGTLTPMLKRMEQQGLLQRKRSLEDERSVLITLTENGASLQQKAECIPTEVTKLFGKSDEEVNELKQSLLKLLQNLT from the coding sequence ATGAATGAAATAGACTCTTTAAAATTAGAAAACCAACTTTGTTTTCTTTTATATGCAAGTTCTCGAGAATTAACGAAAAAATATAAGCCATTGTTAGAGGAGCTAGATGTAACCTATCCACAATACTTAGTACTTTTGCTTCTTTGGGAGCATAGAAGTCTTAGTGTGAAGGAAATGGGAAATTATTTATATCTTGATTCTGGCACATTAACACCAATGCTTAAGAGAATGGAACAGCAAGGATTACTTCAACGTAAGCGATCCCTTGAAGATGAGCGTTCTGTACTAATTACCTTAACGGAAAATGGAGCTTCTCTACAGCAAAAGGCAGAATGTATTCCAACCGAAGTTACCAAGCTTTTCGGAAAATCAGATGAGGAAGTCAATGAATTAAAACAATCTCTTTTAAAGCTTCTGCAAAACCTTACGTAA
- a CDS encoding oxidoreductase, whose protein sequence is MIEGNKGVVLITGASAGMGKATAELLLEKGYVVYSAARRIERMQDLEAKGAKLIALDVTDEQSMVNGINRIMEEQGRIDVLFNNAGYGSYGAVEDVTLEEARRQFEVNLFGLSRLTQLVLPHMRRQKSGKIINNSSTGGRIYTPLGAWYHATKHALEGYSDCLRLEVAPFGIDVVVIQPGSIKSEWSNIMLEYVQKTSGKGAYANMTNAYIKMASNMINQASSPYVIGKIVMKAIEAKRPKTRYAAGQFAKPMLFLRSVLTDRMFDRLLYLMLRQSV, encoded by the coding sequence ATGATAGAAGGAAACAAAGGGGTCGTTCTTATAACAGGAGCTTCAGCAGGAATGGGTAAAGCAACAGCTGAATTATTATTAGAGAAAGGCTATGTAGTTTATAGTGCGGCAAGACGAATAGAGAGAATGCAAGATTTGGAGGCTAAGGGAGCTAAACTAATTGCATTAGATGTTACAGATGAACAATCAATGGTTAATGGAATAAATCGGATTATGGAGGAACAAGGAAGAATTGATGTGTTGTTTAATAATGCAGGGTATGGTTCCTATGGGGCTGTAGAGGATGTGACTTTGGAGGAAGCTAGAAGACAATTTGAAGTGAATTTATTTGGATTAAGCCGATTAACTCAGTTAGTCTTACCACATATGCGAAGACAGAAGTCAGGGAAAATAATTAACAATTCTTCAACTGGAGGAAGAATTTATACTCCTCTAGGAGCATGGTATCATGCTACAAAGCACGCGCTTGAAGGATATTCAGATTGTCTACGTCTGGAGGTTGCTCCATTTGGTATTGATGTAGTTGTTATTCAACCAGGATCTATTAAAAGTGAATGGTCCAATATTATGTTGGAATATGTTCAAAAGACATCTGGCAAAGGAGCATATGCTAATATGACCAACGCTTATATTAAAATGGCGAGCAATATGATTAATCAAGCAAGCTCACCATATGTGATTGGAAAAATTGTTATGAAAGCAATTGAGGCAAAGAGGCCAAAAACTAGATATGCTGCAGGGCAATTTGCAAAGCCTATGCTATTTCTTAGAAGCGTTTTAACAGATCGAATGTTTGATCGTCTTCTGTATCTAATGTTAAGACAATCAGTATGA
- the gatC gene encoding Asp-tRNA(Asn)/Glu-tRNA(Gln) amidotransferase subunit GatC codes for MSRITKEEVKHVANLARLAISDEEAGHFQKQLDAIISFAEQLNELDTEGIEPTSHVLDMKNVLREDIPTKGLPVEDVLRNAPDHQDGQIKVPSIIE; via the coding sequence ATGTCAAGAATTACAAAGGAAGAAGTAAAGCATGTTGCGAATCTTGCTAGACTTGCGATATCAGATGAGGAAGCAGGGCATTTTCAAAAGCAGTTAGATGCTATTATTTCTTTTGCAGAGCAATTAAATGAATTAGACACAGAGGGAATCGAACCAACTTCCCATGTATTAGATATGAAAAATGTATTACGTGAAGATATACCAACGAAGGGATTACCTGTTGAGGATGTTTTGCGCAATGCACCAGATCATCAGGATGGACAAATTAAAGTACCATCTATCATAGAGTAA